A single region of the Equus przewalskii isolate Varuska chromosome 26, EquPr2, whole genome shotgun sequence genome encodes:
- the DOLPP1 gene encoding dolichyldiphosphatase 1 — MAADGQCSLPASWRPVSLTHVEYPAGDLSGHLLAYLSLSPVFVIVGFVTLIIFKRELHTISFLGGLALNEGVNWLIKHVIQEPRPCGGPHMAVGTKYGMPSSHSQFMWFFSVYSFLFLYLRMHQTNNARFLDLLWRHVLSLGLLTAAFLVSYSRVYLLYHTWSQVLYGGIAGSLMAIAWFVFTQEVLTPLFPRIAAWPISEFFLIRDTSLIPNVLWFEYTVTRAEARNRQRKLGTKLQ, encoded by the exons ATGGCAGCGGACGGACAGTGCTCGCTCCCCGCTTCATGGCGGCCAGTGTCCCTCACCCACGTCGAATATCCTGCAG GTGATCTCTCTGGCCACCTCCTTGCCTACCTGAGCCTCAGCCCTGTGTTTGTCATCGTCGGTTTTGTGACCCTCATCATATTCAAGCGGGAGCTGCACACG ATCTCATTCCTCGGGGGCCTGGCACTGAACGAGGGGGTCAACTGGCTGATTAAACACGTCATCCAGGAGCCGCGGCCCTGTGGAG gcCCCCACATGGCAGTGGGCACCAAGTACGGGATGCCCTCCAGCCATTCGCAGTTTATGTGGTTCTTCTCCGtctattccttccttttcctgtaCTTACG AATGCACCAAACAAACAACGCCAGGTTCCTGGACTTGCTGTGGAGGCACGTGCTCTCCCTGGGTCTCCTCACCGCGGCCTTTCTAGTCTCCTACAGCAG GGTCTACCTGCTGTACCACACCTGGAGCCAGGTGCTCTATGGGGGCATCGCCGGAAGCCTCATGGCCATCGCCTGGTTTGTCTTCACCCAGGAGGTCCTCACACCGCTGTTCCCCAGGATAGCAGCCTG GCCTATCTCTGAGTTCTTCCTAATTCGAGACACGAGCCTCATTCCCAACGTACTCTGGTTTGAGTACACAGTAACCCGAGCAGAAGCCAG GAACAGACAACGCAAGCTGGGGACGAAACTGCAGTGA